CGGTCGCGCTCGACCCCAATGTCTGGGCCGACCCATTCCTGTCGCAGCGACTGACCGAGGGGCTGTATCCGCGCATCGTCGACAACGCCTCGCCGCACGTGCTCACGCTCGCCGAGAACGCTCCGCCGAGCGACCCGACGGCCAAGGAGCTGGCGCGGTTCGGCTCCGAGAAGGTTCTCTACCTCCAGGGCCCGCCGACCATCGCCGGGCCGCTCGGACCGGCCGCGAGCCGTCCTCCGCCCGATGAGAGCTTCGAGCTCTCGTGGCTCCAGTTCCTGGCGTGTCTCGCCGGCGCCGCCGGGCTTGGCTGGGGGCTCCTCCGGGTTGTCCGGCGGTCTTGGCCTGCGGATGGTGAGCGGCCGGGCCCGTTGGCCATCCTGATCTGCGCGGCCTTCCTGGGCGTACTCGGCTCCGTGTCGACCTGGCTGCAGATCAGACTGCCACGGATGGCCCTCGGCATGCTCGGTATGGCCCTGTTCGTGGCGGCGACCGCTCAGGTGCTCCGCCGCGGAGGGCCCGAAGTCCTTCGGGGGGCGGTGGCGGCGGGCCGCCGGAACCCTGAGAACCTCCTGGCGGCGGCGGCGCTCGCCGCCTTCCTGGCTCGGGTGGCCCGATTCCCCATCGTGATGTGGGACGGTCGCTCGATCTGGTTCTTCCACGCCAGACAGATCTTCACCCATGGCCGGTTCTCGACCCAGGATGCGCTACGCCCCGAAGCCCAGTGGTCGCACACCACGTACCCTCTGCTGTTCCCCGGCTGGATCGCTCAATTCAGCTCGTTCAGCCCCGCCTATAACGAGCGCCTGGCCAGTCTCGGCATCCCGGTGCTGCTGGCGGCGGTCTTGGCCCCGATCTGGATCTTGTCCCGAAAGGCGCTCGGACGATGGCCGGGCGCCGCGTTCACCGTGGCGCTCTTTTTTTCGGTGGAGACGCTGTGTGCCGGCGGGTACGTCGATGGCTTCGTGATGCTGTTCTTCGTGCTGGCCCTTCTGGCCTTGTTCACCCCTGGCTACCAGCTCGTCGGCTGGATCTCGGTGCTGGTCCTCTCTCTTCTGAAGCAGGAGGGGTTGGTGTTCGGCGCGCTGGCGAGCGTCGCCGCCCTCGTCGCCCACCGCCCCTCCGGCGAGCCCGGGCCACCGGCCCCGAGGCGCTGGTCTCCGCTGCTGGTGTTGGCGCCAGCCGTTCTCCACGCGTCCTGGGCGAAGTGGATCGGACTGGAGGGCGCGTTTCACGGTATCCGATGGCCCGAGGTGTTCGGCGATCTCCCCGGACGCCTGGGCGTGATCCTTGGCGCCCTGCCCGAGGTCCTCACGCGGTTTCCGCTTCTCGGAGAGGGCCTGGTGGGCCTCCTTGCCGTCGGGATCATCCGGGCGGCCGGTCCCGAGCGGCGCAATCGACTGGCCACCGCCGCGGCCGCGCTCGCCACGGCGAGCTTCGGATTCGCCGTCGTGGCCCTCGTCCTGACCCCCCACGATCTCAAGTGGCACGTCGACTCATCACTGGACCGCTTGCTGCTACACCCGTCGGCCTTGTTCGTGCTGGCAGCGTTGCTGCTGGCGAGAAACGAGACGAGGGCCGCGCCCCCTTCCTGATGTCCAGGAGTGTGTCGGAGTAACCCGGCGCCGACCACCGAGCGCGCGGTGCATCGAGGAGTGCTCCGAGAGGCGGCTTCGCCGCCGCCACGACGGGGGGGCATCGGGGGGGCTTCCGAGACCCCCCGAAATGACCTAGCGCCCGGGACCAACCACGACCAGCAGGTCACCGGCGTTCACCGGCTGCCCCGGAGTGACCGCCACGTCGGTGACCACACCGGCCGTCGTCGCGCGGAACTCGTTCTCCATCTTCATGGCCTCCAGCACCACCAGGGGCGTCCCCGGCTCGACCCGGTCGCCCGGGCGGACGTGGATCGCCACGACCCGCCCCGGCATGGGGGCCACGAGCCGCTCGCCCGAGCCGGTCGCCACCCGCCCACCCGGGCGCCCGGCGGAGCGCCCGGCTTCCGCCACCCGGAGGCGATGACTGGCGCCCCCGATCGTGACCACGACCTCGTCGTTCTCTTCACGGACATCGGCGAGGTACGACCGCCCATCGATCAGGAGCGAGACGGGCCCGCCCGGGGACAGCCGGGCATCGACGTCGAGCCACTGGTCTCCGAGGCGCACGCGATAGCGCCCGCGCTGGTCCGCGGCCTCGACCACTTCGACGGGCAGCGACTCGGAGGCGACCGTCACGTTGAAGCGCACCGGCGCTACCGGGGAAAGCGGCGAGCGGCCGGCCGGGCCGCCAGCGCCCAGCGCGACGGCCCGGCGGTCGGCGGCGGAGTGGCCGCAATCTGTCGCGCACGCCGGTAGGCGTGGAGGGCCGCGGCGACCACCGCGATGCGGGACGCCCGGGCATCGCCCCGGGTCACGGTGGGGCCCATCCGCTCGACGAACGCGG
This sequence is a window from Candidatus Methylomirabilota bacterium. Protein-coding genes within it:
- a CDS encoding biotin/lipoyl-containing protein, giving the protein MRFNVTVASESLPVEVVEAADQRGRYRVRLGDQWLDVDARLSPGGPVSLLIDGRSYLADVREENDEVVVTIGGASHRLRVAEAGRSAGRPGGRVATGSGERLVAPMPGRVVAIHVRPGDRVEPGTPLVVLEAMKMENEFRATTAGVVTDVAVTPGQPVNAGDLLVVVGPGR